A single window of uncultured Pseudodesulfovibrio sp. DNA harbors:
- the serB gene encoding phosphoserine phosphatase SerB — MEKIILIHVTGSDRPGLTSELSEVLAGYDVDVLDIGQVVIHNFLTLGILIRLPANSQPVLKDLLFKAHELGVTMKLHPQSEGDYSGWVSEADKARHIITLLARSVSAEQIVAITQVVHESGLNIDTIHRLSGRVPLDCNDYECSRGCVEFTVRGTPHDIGTIRSRFLEISSELMVDIAFQEDNIFRRNRRLVCFDMDSTLIQAEVIDELAKEAGVGEQVAAITESAMRGELDFKQSLKQRLSLLEGLDESVLQKVAARLPMTEGAEKLITNLKNVGYKIAILSGGFTYFGDILQERFGIDYVYANELEIKDGKLTGKAVGDIVDANKKAELLQSIADLEGISLQQVIAVGDGANDLPMLNLAGLGIAFHAKPKVKKGARQSISTLGLDTILYLIGVRDREVLKG, encoded by the coding sequence ATGGAAAAAATCATTTTGATTCATGTGACTGGTAGTGACCGCCCCGGCCTGACTTCCGAGTTGTCTGAAGTGCTGGCTGGCTACGACGTTGATGTTCTTGATATTGGTCAGGTCGTCATTCATAATTTCCTGACGCTCGGTATTTTGATTCGGCTCCCTGCCAATTCTCAGCCAGTGCTCAAGGATTTGTTGTTCAAAGCTCATGAATTAGGCGTGACAATGAAGCTGCACCCTCAGTCCGAAGGTGATTATTCCGGCTGGGTGAGCGAAGCTGACAAGGCGCGGCACATTATCACCTTGCTCGCTCGGTCTGTCTCTGCAGAGCAGATTGTGGCCATCACGCAGGTTGTCCACGAGTCCGGTTTGAATATCGACACCATCCATCGACTCTCCGGGCGGGTCCCGCTCGATTGTAATGATTATGAATGTTCTCGCGGGTGTGTTGAGTTTACCGTACGAGGAACACCGCATGACATCGGGACCATTCGTTCTCGTTTTCTTGAAATTTCTTCAGAGCTTATGGTGGACATCGCCTTTCAGGAAGACAACATCTTCCGGCGTAATCGTCGATTGGTGTGTTTTGACATGGACTCCACGCTTATTCAGGCCGAGGTCATCGATGAGTTGGCCAAAGAGGCCGGTGTGGGCGAACAAGTCGCGGCTATAACGGAATCCGCCATGCGTGGCGAACTGGATTTCAAGCAAAGCCTCAAACAAAGGCTGTCTCTGCTTGAAGGTCTGGATGAATCCGTGTTGCAGAAGGTCGCGGCGCGGTTGCCCATGACCGAAGGTGCGGAAAAGCTCATTACCAACCTGAAAAATGTGGGCTACAAGATTGCCATTCTGTCCGGTGGATTTACCTATTTTGGCGATATTCTTCAGGAACGTTTCGGTATCGACTATGTCTACGCCAATGAACTTGAAATCAAGGACGGCAAGCTGACCGGCAAGGCTGTTGGCGACATCGTGGATGCGAACAAGAAAGCAGAGCTGTTGCAATCTATCGCTGACCTTGAGGGTATTTCCCTGCAACAAGTCATTGCCGTTGGTGACGGGGCCAACGACTTGCCCATGCTCAATCTGGCCGGTCTCGGTATCGCTTTCCACGCCAAGCCGAAGGTCAAGAAAGGGGCGCGTCAGTCAATATCTACCCTTGGGTTGGACACTATTTTGTATCTTATCGGTGTGCGGGATCGCGAAGTCCTCAAAGGATAG
- a CDS encoding polymer-forming cytoskeletal protein → MGLFSSDKKSHSELNAFLGVGTEYRGKLDFVGTVRIDGRFEGEISTDGDLVLGRKASVNGVVRVGQLTSCGQITGDVIVRERTVLEKTSVLNGSLSTPVLVVEKGAVLEGSIVMSTDSATTSKPKVVAGDFGGNSSRDVESESESAVDKTGSDDPKA, encoded by the coding sequence ATGGGTCTTTTTTCAAGTGATAAGAAAAGCCATTCCGAATTGAACGCCTTTCTTGGCGTAGGAACCGAATACAGGGGCAAACTCGATTTCGTGGGAACGGTTCGTATTGACGGTCGTTTTGAAGGCGAAATTTCCACAGATGGCGATTTGGTCCTTGGCCGGAAGGCTTCTGTGAATGGTGTTGTACGAGTCGGCCAACTGACATCCTGCGGACAGATTACAGGTGATGTGATCGTGCGAGAGCGTACCGTGCTGGAAAAGACGTCAGTGCTTAACGGCAGTTTGTCCACCCCCGTTCTGGTCGTGGAGAAAGGTGCCGTACTCGAAGGTTCGATTGTTATGAGTACGGATTCTGCAACAACTTCCAAGCCCAAGGTCGTGGCCGGGGACTTCGGTGGCAACTCGTCCAGAGATGTTGAGTCCGAGTCTGAGTCCGCTGTCGACAAGACCGGCTCGGATGATCCCAAAGCATAA
- a CDS encoding D-lyxose/D-mannose family sugar isomerase, protein MKRSEINALITDAKAFFDSFQFMLPPWAFWGPTDWKGKGESDVVRNQLGWDLTDYGAGDFEKRGLILFTIRNGNLATGHPKKYAEKIMIVRENQICPMHFHWSKTEDIINRGGGNLVIELYGSTPKEELASEPLTVSVDGFNKLVEPGGTVILAPGESIFLEQGMYHRFYGETGKGNVLVGEVSSVNDDNTDNRFHQTQARFPEIEEDEPPVHLLCTDYPEYI, encoded by the coding sequence ATGAAACGTAGCGAAATAAATGCACTGATTACTGATGCCAAAGCATTCTTCGACTCCTTCCAGTTCATGTTGCCGCCGTGGGCCTTCTGGGGGCCAACCGACTGGAAAGGAAAAGGGGAAAGCGATGTTGTCAGAAATCAGCTCGGTTGGGACTTGACGGATTATGGCGCAGGCGACTTTGAAAAACGCGGACTGATTCTGTTCACCATCCGCAACGGAAATCTTGCGACCGGGCATCCCAAAAAGTACGCGGAAAAGATCATGATCGTTCGCGAGAATCAAATTTGTCCCATGCATTTCCACTGGTCCAAAACCGAAGATATTATCAACCGGGGCGGCGGGAATCTTGTCATTGAACTGTATGGTTCCACTCCAAAGGAAGAACTGGCCTCAGAACCTCTGACCGTTTCTGTTGACGGTTTTAATAAACTCGTGGAACCGGGGGGAACTGTCATCCTCGCTCCAGGAGAATCCATATTTTTGGAGCAAGGCATGTATCACCGTTTCTACGGAGAAACGGGTAAAGGCAACGTTCTTGTCGGTGAAGTTTCATCCGTCAACGACGACAATACCGACAATCGTTTCCACCAAACTCAAGCCCGTTTCCCTGAAATCGAAGAAGATGAGCCGCCCGTACATCTTCTTTGCACAGATTACCCCGAGTATATTTAA
- a CDS encoding ABC transporter ATP-binding protein, producing the protein MLEAKNITKTFHSEGLDTYALAGADLSVEPGEFVSIVGRSGSGKTTFLNILSTLLLPDSGEILYKGENVTSMTASRLNELRQKDFAVVFQFHYLLPYLSALENVLLPYMKGVTPVSKEARLRADQCLERVGLAGKGAKLPGHLSGGEQQRVAIARALVKESSMLFADEPTGNLDKGTGESIMKLLVDLKDEGLSIVMVTHDSEYAAMADRVVAMADGKVIE; encoded by the coding sequence ATGCTTGAAGCAAAAAATATTACCAAGACATTCCATAGCGAGGGTCTGGATACGTATGCGTTGGCTGGTGCCGATCTGTCGGTGGAACCCGGCGAATTTGTCTCTATCGTAGGTCGTTCTGGTTCCGGTAAGACGACTTTTCTCAATATCCTGTCAACGCTCCTGCTCCCGGATTCTGGTGAGATTCTATACAAAGGCGAGAACGTGACTTCCATGACCGCGTCGCGTCTGAATGAATTGCGACAGAAGGACTTTGCCGTTGTTTTTCAGTTCCATTATTTGCTCCCGTATCTTTCTGCGCTGGAGAATGTTCTGCTTCCTTATATGAAAGGGGTCACGCCGGTTTCCAAAGAGGCCCGCCTGCGCGCGGACCAATGCCTCGAACGTGTGGGACTGGCTGGTAAGGGGGCCAAATTGCCAGGACACCTTTCCGGCGGCGAACAGCAACGAGTAGCCATTGCTCGCGCTCTCGTGAAGGAATCATCAATGCTTTTTGCGGATGAACCCACTGGGAATCTGGATAAAGGGACGGGTGAATCAATCATGAAATTACTCGTCGATTTGAAAGATGAAGGGCTGTCCATCGTCATGGTGACGCATGACAGCGAATATGCAGCCATGGCGGACAGAGTTGTGGCCATGGCTGATGGTAAGGTCATAGAATGA
- a CDS encoding FtsX-like permease family protein has product MNILTIPFRNTRRKWVKTLLLLVVFTLGVTSIVSLNSVSSVVGESLEKKLTAYGANILIMPKSEKLTVSYGGFSMGDMVLGANDLSESEVVNMVGTIELKERIAVVAPKLVSMASVGDTVVGVVGVRWDKEKVLKGYWAVNGEFPATDSGVVVGAKAASSLGVSPGSSLTLNEIPVTVSGVLMPTGSDDDSVVFASMSFAQTHFGKIDRVNFVEVAALCAGCPIEDIVEQIQAALPGTDIQALQSIVKQRMYSVNFVKQLILTVSLIILFIACCMVGVTMLSSVNERIKEIGLMRSLGFGRASIFSIFCFEAMLIGFAAGIMGYIGGYVLSLKILSMLDMAQGASPVFNVGHMALTGLLIVSVSVLSALFPAWKASTVEPSEALIAL; this is encoded by the coding sequence ATGAACATTTTGACAATACCGTTCAGGAATACTCGGCGGAAGTGGGTCAAAACACTGCTCCTGCTGGTCGTGTTTACCCTTGGGGTGACATCCATCGTATCGTTGAATTCCGTATCCAGCGTTGTGGGTGAGTCCCTGGAAAAGAAACTCACTGCGTATGGGGCCAATATTCTGATTATGCCTAAAAGTGAGAAGCTGACCGTCAGTTACGGCGGCTTTTCCATGGGTGACATGGTCCTGGGTGCCAATGACCTGAGCGAATCCGAAGTGGTGAATATGGTCGGGACCATCGAGCTTAAGGAGCGGATTGCTGTGGTTGCGCCAAAGCTCGTTTCCATGGCCTCGGTTGGTGATACAGTTGTGGGAGTCGTGGGCGTGCGTTGGGACAAGGAAAAAGTGCTCAAGGGTTACTGGGCTGTGAATGGCGAGTTCCCTGCGACGGATAGCGGTGTCGTTGTCGGAGCGAAAGCCGCTTCTTCCCTTGGCGTGTCGCCGGGGTCGAGTCTGACGTTGAATGAAATTCCGGTCACGGTTTCCGGCGTTCTTATGCCCACGGGTAGCGACGACGATTCCGTGGTGTTCGCGTCCATGAGCTTTGCTCAAACTCATTTTGGAAAGATAGATCGTGTGAATTTTGTGGAAGTTGCTGCCCTATGCGCGGGATGTCCTATTGAAGACATTGTGGAACAGATTCAGGCCGCACTTCCCGGCACGGACATTCAGGCATTACAATCCATCGTCAAACAGCGCATGTATTCGGTCAATTTCGTCAAGCAACTGATTTTGACCGTCAGTCTGATTATTCTGTTTATTGCCTGCTGTATGGTTGGCGTGACCATGCTCTCTTCTGTCAACGAGCGAATCAAGGAAATTGGCCTGATGCGGTCTTTGGGATTCGGGCGTGCATCCATTTTTTCCATATTCTGTTTTGAAGCCATGCTTATCGGTTTTGCTGCAGGTATCATGGGCTATATCGGTGGGTATGTGTTGAGTCTCAAGATTTTGAGCATGCTCGATATGGCGCAGGGGGCGTCTCCCGTCTTTAATGTTGGACACATGGCTTTGACCGGTCTGCTGATTGTGTCCGTTTCGGTTTTGTCTGCCTTGTTCCCGGCATGGAAAGCCTCGACTGTCGAACCGTCTGAAGCGCTTATCGCCTTGTAG
- a CDS encoding DUF2318 domain-containing protein yields the protein MKIVRYIAVLVMLFALAWAVESEAFFGFGKYKSVDAENGVVTIPVADVSDGEAHYFSFDQGEEVKFFLLKSSDGVIRAAFDACDVCYLEKKGYSQDGEFMVCNNCGMRFHSSRINEVQGGCNPSPLNRTYDADNVTIQASDIAAGSGYF from the coding sequence TTGAAAATAGTAAGATATATAGCCGTATTGGTGATGTTGTTTGCTTTGGCTTGGGCCGTGGAAAGCGAGGCGTTTTTCGGATTTGGTAAATATAAGAGTGTGGATGCTGAGAATGGTGTTGTCACCATTCCAGTCGCTGATGTTTCCGATGGTGAAGCCCATTATTTTTCGTTTGATCAAGGAGAAGAGGTAAAGTTTTTTTTGCTCAAGAGTTCGGACGGAGTGATTCGTGCGGCTTTTGACGCTTGTGATGTCTGTTACCTTGAAAAGAAAGGGTATTCGCAGGATGGCGAGTTCATGGTCTGCAACAATTGCGGGATGCGTTTTCATTCCTCGCGTATCAACGAAGTTCAGGGTGGGTGCAACCCTTCGCCTTTGAATCGTACCTATGATGCAGACAATGTTACCATTCAGGCGAGTGATATTGCGGCTGGAAGCGGGTATTTCTAG
- a CDS encoding FmdE family protein — MNIGEYTFAEFKKKAKQFHGYPAPGLLIGGYMVEAAKARIPEGILYEAMVETGKCLPDAVQMQTPCSTGNNWMKITLLGRYAVSLYDKFTGEGFRVAVDQKKLDKWPEIRGWFMKEKPKAEQDTDKLFSEIEQAGDTICSIQPITIAKKYIGHGHMSTIDVCPVCGEAYPGSDGSICRGCQGEAPYETMGNATCIDEAPDLHAVPVEEAVGKKAAHDMTGIVPGESKGPIMKAGETLDIGDVCRLQRIGKYNVYLEENLPGDEWVHENDAVKAFAKRMAGKGITYDANPEEGKINFFAEEPGMLSIDLDALSRFNLSPDVMLATRHDGSVMPKGKGVGGTRAIPLYIARDRFSRALTALGEGPVLEIHSLKAAKVGILVTGTEVFQGLIEDKFIPIISSKVIKLGCEVVKTAIAPDEREAITKAATEMLDAGCNLIITTAGMSVDPDDVTRAGLVDAGLKDDLYGVPVLPGTMSLVGKLRNASILGVPACALFYQTTAFDILLPRVLSGQTITRKDLARLGEGGFCMGCKTCSFPKCPFGK, encoded by the coding sequence ATGAATATTGGTGAATACACCTTTGCAGAGTTCAAGAAAAAGGCGAAACAATTTCACGGTTACCCGGCTCCGGGTTTGCTTATCGGTGGGTACATGGTCGAAGCGGCCAAAGCGCGTATCCCTGAAGGAATATTGTATGAAGCCATGGTCGAAACCGGTAAATGTTTGCCTGACGCTGTACAGATGCAGACACCATGCAGCACTGGTAACAACTGGATGAAAATTACGTTGCTCGGTCGGTATGCCGTGTCATTGTATGACAAGTTTACCGGCGAAGGCTTTCGTGTTGCCGTCGATCAGAAAAAGCTCGACAAATGGCCGGAGATTCGTGGCTGGTTCATGAAGGAAAAGCCCAAGGCCGAACAAGACACGGACAAGCTTTTCTCTGAAATCGAGCAGGCTGGTGACACCATTTGTTCCATCCAGCCCATCACTATCGCCAAGAAGTATATTGGTCATGGTCATATGTCGACCATTGACGTCTGTCCGGTCTGCGGTGAAGCCTACCCCGGTTCGGATGGCTCCATCTGTCGTGGCTGTCAGGGCGAGGCCCCGTACGAGACTATGGGGAATGCCACGTGTATCGATGAAGCGCCTGACCTGCATGCTGTTCCTGTGGAAGAAGCTGTAGGCAAGAAGGCAGCTCATGATATGACCGGCATTGTACCCGGAGAGTCCAAGGGGCCGATCATGAAAGCCGGAGAAACTCTGGATATCGGTGATGTCTGTCGTCTGCAACGTATTGGCAAATACAACGTCTATCTTGAAGAGAACCTGCCTGGTGACGAATGGGTTCATGAGAATGATGCGGTCAAGGCTTTTGCCAAGCGTATGGCTGGTAAGGGTATTACCTATGATGCGAACCCGGAAGAAGGAAAAATCAATTTCTTTGCCGAAGAACCCGGTATGTTGTCCATCGATCTGGACGCGCTTTCCCGTTTCAATCTCTCTCCTGACGTCATGCTTGCCACCCGTCATGATGGATCGGTTATGCCCAAAGGCAAGGGCGTGGGCGGCACTCGTGCAATACCGCTGTATATTGCTCGAGACAGGTTCAGCCGCGCTCTGACTGCTTTGGGTGAAGGTCCTGTCCTTGAGATTCATTCTCTCAAGGCCGCAAAGGTTGGTATTTTGGTGACTGGCACTGAAGTTTTTCAGGGACTGATTGAAGACAAGTTCATTCCGATCATTTCTTCCAAGGTCATTAAGCTCGGTTGCGAAGTGGTTAAAACAGCCATCGCACCTGATGAGCGAGAGGCTATCACCAAGGCTGCAACGGAGATGCTGGACGCCGGGTGTAATCTCATCATAACCACTGCAGGCATGTCTGTAGATCCGGATGATGTTACTCGCGCGGGCCTCGTTGATGCGGGCTTGAAAGACGACCTCTACGGCGTTCCCGTCCTGCCCGGTACCATGTCGCTGGTTGGCAAGTTGCGGAATGCTTCTATCTTGGGTGTCCCCGCTTGCGCTCTGTTTTATCAGACTACGGCCTTTGATATCCTGCTGCCGCGAGTTCTGTCAGGGCAAACTATTACAAGAAAAGATCTTGCCCGGCTTGGAGAAGGTGGTTTCTGCATGGGTTGCAAGACCTGTTCATTCCCCAAATGTCCGTTCGGTAAATAG
- a CDS encoding VOC family protein, translating to MNNFMRCASLSLLLFLGLAGCSTKIIVPPVTMDAAKLQLNGKFVWFDLFTTDMTTAQNFYDRVFDWDFERANEGNARVKNIMHQGQFVGNMIGRDSTPGDSQWFSYMSVADTDHAYDAALSAGATGYTLPKEMPNRGRIAVVIDPQKAPVALLHSPVGDPPDSKPQANGWMGSELWTHDVDQAVAFYTRLGGYTAEDVAVHDKVQYKLLLTDDRPRAGVVSIPWENVDPQWVPYVAVVDIQATVKLIQANGGRILIAPQMDVKSGRVALFSDPTGAILGIQEMEPEED from the coding sequence ATGAACAATTTTATGCGTTGCGCATCACTTTCTTTGCTTCTGTTTCTCGGATTGGCCGGGTGTTCAACCAAGATTATTGTCCCGCCAGTCACTATGGATGCCGCAAAGTTGCAACTGAACGGGAAGTTTGTGTGGTTTGATTTGTTTACCACGGACATGACTACTGCGCAGAATTTTTATGATCGTGTCTTTGATTGGGACTTTGAAAGGGCCAATGAAGGCAATGCGCGAGTGAAAAACATCATGCACCAAGGGCAGTTTGTCGGGAATATGATAGGGCGAGATTCGACGCCGGGTGATTCTCAATGGTTTTCTTACATGTCGGTAGCAGATACTGATCATGCGTATGACGCTGCCTTAAGCGCGGGAGCGACCGGATATACCCTTCCCAAGGAGATGCCGAACAGAGGACGCATCGCCGTTGTTATCGACCCTCAGAAGGCCCCTGTAGCCTTGCTTCATTCGCCTGTTGGCGATCCGCCAGATAGCAAGCCTCAAGCCAACGGTTGGATGGGGAGTGAACTGTGGACGCATGACGTGGATCAAGCCGTCGCGTTTTATACACGCCTTGGGGGATATACGGCTGAAGATGTCGCGGTGCATGACAAGGTGCAATATAAACTTTTGTTGACGGATGACCGGCCTCGGGCAGGTGTGGTCTCTATCCCGTGGGAAAACGTTGATCCTCAATGGGTTCCTTATGTGGCTGTTGTCGATATTCAAGCTACAGTGAAGTTAATTCAGGCCAATGGCGGACGTATTTTGATTGCACCACAGATGGATGTGAAGTCTGGACGGGTGGCTCTTTTTTCGGACCCGACAGGTGCAATCCTCGGTATTCAGGAAATGGAGCCAGAGGAGGATTGA
- a CDS encoding methyltransferase domain-containing protein: protein MQNMSIEERKNRIIETRLKAGSYRHPIAIQIPEGSSRILEYGFGDASLLLGLERDNACREMYGIEVNPNWIKNADGLLEKTWLIDLNDKDSWLESEFEQYFNFILAPMSLEHTYDPWYVLKKFNKYLAVGGKVVLEIPNVQSWSCLYNILTGDFPYVSGGTWDYTHIRWYTLKSFIDVAFVAGFQASEYFPNIPQQVDLSHLEARKDLRVLRLPPPELGLDVPPIDIALPYDIRQTYPLFLAPSLIVTLQKEREPEDYDPTPSGGYLESYRLNTPNPLGMVPPLIAHPIVPSSFEKVMEKAKKLREELNRKGSAGD from the coding sequence ATGCAGAATATGAGCATTGAAGAACGGAAAAATCGTATTATCGAAACACGGTTGAAAGCAGGAAGTTATCGTCACCCGATAGCTATACAGATTCCGGAAGGTTCATCACGAATACTGGAATATGGATTCGGGGATGCTTCGTTGTTGCTTGGCCTTGAACGAGACAATGCTTGTCGTGAGATGTATGGTATTGAAGTCAATCCCAATTGGATTAAGAATGCCGATGGATTGCTTGAGAAAACCTGGTTGATTGATCTGAATGACAAAGATTCCTGGCTTGAATCTGAATTTGAACAATATTTCAATTTCATTTTGGCGCCCATGTCGCTGGAACACACCTATGACCCATGGTATGTACTTAAGAAATTTAATAAATACCTAGCCGTTGGCGGCAAAGTCGTTCTTGAAATTCCAAATGTACAGAGCTGGAGTTGTCTTTATAACATCCTTACCGGTGACTTCCCGTATGTCTCCGGCGGTACGTGGGATTATACCCATATCCGTTGGTATACATTGAAGAGTTTCATTGATGTTGCTTTTGTCGCCGGATTTCAGGCAAGCGAATACTTCCCAAATATCCCTCAGCAAGTGGACTTGAGTCATTTGGAGGCGCGGAAAGATCTTCGTGTTTTGCGTTTGCCGCCGCCGGAGTTGGGGTTGGATGTCCCACCAATCGACATAGCGTTGCCATATGATATTCGGCAAACATATCCGCTGTTTTTAGCACCTTCGCTGATTGTTACATTGCAAAAGGAACGCGAACCAGAAGATTATGATCCGACACCTAGCGGCGGGTATCTAGAATCATATCGGCTGAATACGCCTAATCCTCTTGGTATGGTCCCCCCGCTCATTGCGCATCCTATTGTTCCAAGCAGTTTTGAAAAGGTAATGGAAAAAGCAAAAAAATTGCGTGAGGAATTGAACAGGAAGGGGAGCGCTGGCGATTAA
- the nrfD gene encoding NrfD/PsrC family molybdoenzyme membrane anchor subunit: MLELALKGSKRYYAWVAFLLVLIGIGALAYLNQLMVGLKTTGMSRDVSWGFYISQLTYLVGLAASGVMIVLPNYFHGYKANKHMVIFGEFMAIAACIMCLLFVVVDIGQPSRMMNMFLHPSPNSVLFWDAMVINGYLFLNLFVGWTCLTADRANLSHPKWLKPFIYISIIWAFSIHTVTAFLYQGLPGRHYWLTAILAARFLASAFCAGPAILTLVMLVTERVTTFKMPKNALKTLVKIIAYAMCVNMFFFALEVFTAFYSNMPGHMHPLVYLFAGAHGHHELVGLMWTFIGFAAISITLLVTPKFRNNMKLLPWTLVILVIATWLDKGLGLLIGGFNPTPFGTITPYWPTGKELLVSMMIYAIGALIVTILFKVATEVKEEMGHSQALPCGCSTEDACDCAPAEAEVEETPAEA, from the coding sequence ATGCTTGAATTAGCTCTCAAAGGCTCCAAAAGATACTATGCCTGGGTTGCGTTCCTCCTGGTGCTGATTGGAATCGGTGCCTTGGCATATCTCAATCAGCTGATGGTCGGTTTGAAAACCACTGGCATGAGTCGTGATGTGTCCTGGGGATTTTACATCTCCCAGCTCACCTATCTCGTTGGTTTGGCCGCTTCCGGTGTTATGATCGTGCTGCCAAACTACTTTCATGGCTACAAGGCCAATAAGCACATGGTCATCTTCGGTGAGTTCATGGCGATCGCGGCCTGTATAATGTGCCTTCTGTTCGTCGTTGTCGACATCGGTCAGCCGAGCCGCATGATGAACATGTTCCTTCACCCCTCTCCGAACTCTGTACTGTTCTGGGATGCGATGGTCATTAATGGCTATCTGTTCCTGAACCTGTTCGTGGGCTGGACTTGCCTGACTGCCGACCGTGCGAATCTGTCGCACCCGAAGTGGCTCAAGCCGTTCATCTACATATCCATCATCTGGGCTTTCTCGATCCATACCGTGACTGCGTTCCTGTATCAGGGCCTGCCTGGTCGCCACTACTGGCTTACCGCCATTCTGGCTGCCCGCTTCCTTGCATCCGCGTTCTGTGCCGGTCCTGCGATCCTGACGCTCGTAATGCTGGTCACCGAGAGGGTAACCACCTTCAAGATGCCCAAGAACGCTTTGAAGACTTTGGTCAAGATCATTGCCTACGCCATGTGCGTGAACATGTTCTTCTTTGCCCTTGAAGTCTTCACCGCCTTCTATTCCAATATGCCCGGCCACATGCATCCGTTGGTTTACCTGTTTGCAGGTGCCCACGGTCATCATGAACTGGTCGGCCTCATGTGGACCTTCATTGGCTTTGCAGCCATCTCCATCACCCTGTTGGTGACGCCGAAGTTCCGTAATAACATGAAGCTTCTGCCTTGGACTCTCGTCATCCTCGTGATCGCTACCTGGCTTGACAAGGGACTTGGCTTGCTGATCGGTGGTTTCAACCCAACTCCGTTTGGCACCATCACTCCGTACTGGCCTACTGGTAAAGAGCTTCTGGTTTCCATGATGATTTATGCCATTGGTGCACTCATCGTGACCATTCTCTTTAAGGTCGCCACGGAAGTGAAAGAAGAAATGGGTCATTCCCAGGCCCTGCCTTGCGGTTGCTCTACAGAGGACGCATGTGATTGCGCCCCTGCTGAGGCAGAAGTAGAAGAAACCCCTGCCGAGGCGTAA
- a CDS encoding 4Fe-4S dicluster domain-containing protein: MNKNRRTFIKLAGIAAAGLAVAPKAMASGGGHSPVKVNADAVHAKHWGMVIDTTKLHTEEDIAKLAEICHSIHNVPSIANKQEVKWLWSDTYAHTFPEQENPHLAEEIHHRAFPLLCNHCEEPSCVRVCPTKATFRRPDGIVAMDYHRCIGCRYCMAACPFGSRSFNWGEPRENLDLAKLNPEFPTRMRGVVEKCNFCVERLAVGKQPACVEASEGAIIFGDLNDPDSDVRKVLRERFTIRRKPTVGTEPSVYYII, translated from the coding sequence ATGAATAAAAACAGAAGAACATTCATCAAGCTTGCCGGTATTGCCGCGGCTGGGCTGGCAGTGGCTCCCAAGGCCATGGCCTCCGGCGGTGGACATTCTCCGGTCAAGGTCAATGCCGATGCCGTCCATGCCAAACATTGGGGCATGGTCATCGACACCACCAAGTTGCACACTGAGGAAGATATCGCCAAGCTGGCGGAAATCTGTCACTCTATTCACAACGTTCCAAGCATTGCGAACAAACAGGAAGTGAAATGGCTGTGGTCTGATACATATGCCCACACTTTCCCGGAACAGGAAAATCCGCATCTGGCTGAAGAAATTCACCACCGCGCGTTTCCGTTGCTGTGCAACCACTGTGAAGAGCCATCTTGTGTGCGTGTCTGCCCGACCAAGGCAACCTTCAGGCGCCCTGACGGCATTGTCGCCATGGATTACCACCGCTGCATCGGCTGTCGGTATTGTATGGCAGCATGCCCCTTTGGCTCCCGTTCATTCAACTGGGGCGAACCCCGTGAAAACCTCGATTTGGCAAAGTTGAACCCTGAGTTCCCCACCCGCATGCGCGGCGTCGTCGAGAAGTGCAACTTCTGCGTCGAACGTCTGGCCGTGGGCAAGCAGCCCGCCTGCGTGGAAGCCTCCGAGGGCGCCATCATTTTCGGTGATCTCAATGATCCCGATTCCGATGTTCGCAAGGTCCTTCGCGAGCGGTTCACCATCCGTCGTAAACCCACTGTCGGCACCGAGCCCAGTGTTTACTACATCATATAG
- the dsrJ gene encoding sulfate reduction electron transfer complex DsrMKJOP subunit DsrJ, which yields MKMQNGFPIIVGLLIFFGLLCAPFAIGKVVTKEYKQPELKLPAGEKECIESKEFMREKHMQLLNDWRDWALRDGKRIYTNHKGKEFTISLQNTCMKCHTNKAEFCDKCHTDAGVSPYCWDCHIQPEGLK from the coding sequence ATGAAAATGCAGAATGGTTTCCCCATCATCGTCGGCCTGCTCATCTTCTTTGGTTTGCTTTGCGCTCCGTTTGCGATCGGCAAAGTCGTGACCAAGGAGTACAAGCAGCCTGAGCTCAAACTCCCCGCAGGCGAAAAGGAATGCATCGAGTCCAAGGAGTTCATGCGCGAAAAGCACATGCAGCTTCTTAATGACTGGCGCGACTGGGCCCTGCGTGACGGCAAGCGGATCTATACGAACCACAAGGGCAAAGAGTTTACTATCTCTCTGCAGAACACTTGCATGAAGTGCCATACGAACAAGGCCGAATTCTGCGACAAGTGTCATACTGATGCTGGTGTCTCTCCCTACTGCTGGGATTGTCACATTCAGCCGGAGGGTTTGAAATAA